The stretch of DNA GGGTGGGCATCACCCGCTATGACGGTCGGGGGCATCTGTCGGAGGTGGTGCCCCCGCGCGACGAGGGCCTTCCGTTCTCTGAATCGTCCGTCCACATGGGTCTCGCCGCACAGACTCCAAAGCTCCTTGCGGCGCTCAAGGTCGGAACGGATCCCGCCGATGTGATCGTGCTCGGCCGCACCAATCGCACGGTGGACGTGGTCATCGGCACGACCACCCTGGGAGCCACCGAGGTACCGGCGGCGGTGGTCCAGTGGTGGTTCCCCCGGGTCCTGCTGTCGGAGTCGGCGGCGGCGGACCTGGGTTTGCTCGTGGCTGACGATGCCGTGCTGCTGGTCAGCCCCGCACCGCTCACCGATCGCCAGCGGCTCGAGATCGGCCAGGTGAGGATCGCGGTTGGCCTGGAGTGGGTGCCATCGCTGTCCGCTGATCAGGTCCTGCTGATCGGCGGAGGTGTTGCCCTGCTGGTGGTGCTGATCATCAGCGGGATGGTGACTGCACTGTCTGCGACCGAATCAGATCACGACCTCAGAGCGATGGTGGCCGTCGGAGCGCCACCTCGGATGCGGCGGTCCTTCCTGGGTCTGCAGGGCGGGTACTACGCACTGTTTGCCGCCGTACTGGCCACCCCATTGGCGCTGCTGTTCATGAAGGTGGCCGCGGGAGACGGGTTCTCCTCGGCCGGGCCGTTCGGTATCATCCCGGCGGGCTTCATCGTGATTCCCTGGCTGATGGTGCTCGCGGTGGCCGCTGGGGTGCCGCTGGTGGTCGGACTAGTGACCGCATTGGGAGTGCGCTCAGCACCGACCATGCCCCCGAAACGGGTGGGATGACTGTCTAGGGGTCCTGCAACATCGCGATGGTTGCCTGAAGATCAGCGATCGGACGGATCTCGGCGTGGCCGAGAGGGACGATCGGTGCCAGGCCGCGGGTGACCGCGCCGGCCGAGTCGGCGTCGACCACCCAGTAGAAGGTGTGGGATGCGGCGATCACCCACGAGCCGATCACCGTGGCACCGGCCTTCTCCATGGCGGCGTCGACGCTGCCGAACGTGTCGGCGAGGGCAGGCGGATCCGCGAAGAGGCAATCCTTCGGTTCGTGGATGTGGGTGATATGAAACAGCACGAGCTAGGACGCTAGCGGTTACCCGTCGCCCGATGCCCGTTCGTGACTCTCCTGCGTGAACCGTGAACCTTGAACCGTTGGCTACTCTCTGTTTGTCGAAGGGGAGTATCCCCACGCACGCTGCCCGTCATCACGGTCACACGACCCGGGCTCGTGGTCCCCTCGGGGGCGGGAGAGACCTTCGGTTGATACGGAGTGGATCAGCCGTTGGGAGCGCCCGTGATAGCCAGCATCGCCAGACTCGCCGGAGAGACCGAGGCGACTCCGAGGTTCTTTGCCGATCTCGAGGTCGAGCTATGGCACTGGATCGCCCTCCTCGTCCTCATCGCTGTCCTTCTGGTGGTCGATCTGCTGGTCATCCACCGCGAAGCCCACGTCATCTCCATAAAGGAGGCGTCGATCGAGTCGGCGGTGTGGATCAGCATCGGACTCGCCTTCACCGGAGTCGTCGCCTGGCTCGCCGTCGACGGGGATGCGGGGAGGGCTTCGATGGAATACCTGTCCGGGTTCCTCGTCGAGAAGTCGCTGTCGATTGACAACGTCTTCGTGTGGGCCGTCATCTTTGGCTACTTCGGTGTACCCCGTGAATACCAGTTCCGGGTGCTGTTCTGGGGCATTTTCGGGGCCCTCGTGCTGCGGGGAGTGTTCATCGCCGGCGGGGTCGCGTTGATCAACGCCTTTGACTGGATCCTCTACGTGTTCGGTGCGTT from Acidimicrobiia bacterium encodes:
- a CDS encoding DUF3303 family protein; this translates as MLFHITHIHEPKDCLFADPPALADTFGSVDAAMEKAGATVIGSWVIAASHTFYWVVDADSAGAVTRGLAPIVPLGHAEIRPIADLQATIAMLQDP